AATTTTAGTGGCGTTATGCACGGAGGTGAGCTTATGAAGTTGCTTGACCAAGTGGCATATGCGTGTGCAACGCGATATTGTGGCTGCGGTGTAGTAACTATCGGTGTTGATGGTATGGTGTTTAAAAACCCTATCCCAATTGGTTCGCTCGTGATTTTTCTTGCATCAGTAAATTATGTAGGAAGCGTAAGCTGCGAAGTGGGCATAAAAGTTATCAGTGAAGATATTAAAAATCGTTTTGTTACCCACACCAATAGTTGCTACTTTACTATGGTAGCCATTGACCCTAGTGGCAAAAAAGTCAAAATTCCACCACTTACACCTACCACAGAGGAAGAAAAACGCCGTTTTGAAGCTGCTAAAAAACGTAAAGAATTTAGAACCCAAATAAAGCCCTAAATACAAATCATACTATTTTGCACAAGGTTTGGGTTTTGCTCTAAGTATCATTGCTTGTGCCTGTTGGGGTGAAAGACGATTATTCAAATAGTCTTTCATATATGGAAATGTTGTAAGCAATACAGGTAAAATTTCACCCAAATCTTGCATATTTTTTAAAGCTCCAAGCGCATTCTCATCATTATAAAAAATAAACTTATTCAGATTCAAATCAGCCTCCCCCAAACGATAATATACATTGCCATCTGCTATGATTTCAAGAATTTGCGAAGGTAGAATCTCATTGGTTATCAAACCATTTTCTTTATCAAAATACAAATTATATCCACAAATTTCTTGCTTCTCTTGCAATACGCTCAACTTCTCATCAAGAATAAGATTTTGGACATAACAGGCTCTATCGGCTATGCCAAGCAATATAAATCTATCAAAATCAATCAAATACTCCCTACCCCACTCTTTACCTTGAGCATCTTTAAACTGCTTTTGATGTTCAAGATTCTCTATGCCAAGCACTTCTTCTAGCCGTATTTTAAACATTTCAGGTGCGACACCTCTCACGCCTTGTGTTTTATAAGCTTGA
Above is a genomic segment from Helicobacter sp. MIT 21-1697 containing:
- a CDS encoding acyl-CoA thioesterase, translating into MEDVFDPKSLTMSVLASPSMANFSGVMHGGELMKLLDQVAYACATRYCGCGVVTIGVDGMVFKNPIPIGSLVIFLASVNYVGSVSCEVGIKVISEDIKNRFVTHTNSCYFTMVAIDPSGKKVKIPPLTPTTEEEKRRFEAAKKRKEFRTQIKP